Proteins encoded by one window of Primulina huaijiensis isolate GDHJ02 chromosome 1, ASM1229523v2, whole genome shotgun sequence:
- the LOC140976690 gene encoding homeobox-leucine zipper protein ROC7-like — MAEKAVHQFDLNLSGEEEVHQPKRRRHNQHQIQELESFFKDCPNPDYRQRRALGLELGLELQQVRYWFQNKRTQLKAQHGHLENMQLRAENERLKVENWSHTEHLKNAACASCGCPVLREMSDTERQLRAENVQLRVEIDRFSEIAAQYIGKRVSASDNIPHPTAP; from the exons ATGGCGGAGAAAGCTGTTCACCAATTCGACCTTAACTTAAGTGGAGAGGAAGAAGTTCATCAACCAAAAAGAAGGCGGCACAACCAGCATCAGATCCAAGAGCTGGAATC GTTTTTTAAAGATTGCCCAAACCCCGACTACAGACAAAGAAGAGCACTGGGCCTTGAGTTAGGTTTGGAGCTGCAGCAAGTGAGGTATTGGTTCCAAAACAAGCGCACGCAACTGAAG GCTCAACATGGCCACCTAGAAAACATGCAGCTCCGTGCAGAAAACGAAAGACTCAAAGTCGAAAACTGGAGTCACACGGAGCATCTCAAGAATGCTGCATGTGCTAGTTGTGGCTGCCCTGTTTTACGAGAAATGTCCGACACAGAACGTCAACTGCGTGCAGAAAACGTGCAGTTGAGAGTAGAG ATTGATCGTTTTTCGGAAATAGCGGCGCAGTACATTGGCAAGCGCGTCTCAGCTTCCGACAATATCCCCCATCCAACAGCTCCGTAA
- the LOC140982061 gene encoding syntaxin-132-like: MPPQTLYTRTVHISIHTEIQQAATLQSQFTTQTETNSIDLLPMNDLLTDSFVRDANGNTPSREHDIEMGTRRVPRSNSDMGMESFNKHIQEVEKQVEKLYDLLVKLKDANEESKTVMKASSMKAIRKRMEKDINEVGKVALNLKVKIEAINNENLTNRKKPGCGKGTAVDRSRMIMTNASTKKFRDLMNEFQALRQKIDDEYREVVERRVITVTGTRPDEETINHLIETGNSEQIFHKAILETGRGQVLNTLEEIQERHDAVMEIEKKLLDLHQIYLDMAVLVEAQGEILDNIESQVKNAVEHVHMGADALQTAKSLQKKSRKCMMIGIILVLVIAIILILSILKPWNKSST, encoded by the exons ATGCCCCCACAAACCTTGTACACACGTACTGTGCATATATCCATCCATACAGAGATACAACAAGCTGCTACACTTCAATCACAATTCACAACGCAAACTGAGACCAACTCGATCGATCTACTACCCATGAACGACCTCTTGACG GATTCGTTTGTCCGTGATGCCAACGGCAATACCCCTTCTAGAGAACATGATATAGAGATGGGAACACGACGAGTTCCCAGGAGTAACTCGGATATGGGGATGGAATCCTTTAATAAACAT ATACAAGAGGTTGAAAAGCAGGTGGAAAAACTATATGACCTACTAGTGAAACTGAAG GATGCCAATGAGGAGTCAAAAACAGTTATGAAAGCATCTTCTATGAAAG CTATTAGGAAGCGGATGGAGAAAGATATCAATGAAGTGGGGAAGGTGGCACTCAATCTAAAAGTGAAAATCGAAGCGATTAATAATGAA AATTTAACTAACAGGAAGAAGCCCGGTTGCGGAAAAGGTACTGCTGTGGATCGGTCGAGGATGATCATGACAAA CGCATCGACAAAAAAATTTAGAGACCTCATGAATGAATTTCAG GCCTTGAGGCAGAAGATAGATGACGAATATCGCGAGGTTGTTGAGAGAAGGGTGATAACAG TGACTGGAACCAGACCAGATGAAGAG ACCATCAACCATCTGATTGAAACTGGAAAcagtgaacaaatattccacaagGCTATCCTCGAAACCGGACGAGGGCAG GTACTGAATACTTTGGAAGAAATTCAGGAAAGACATGATGCTGTCATGGAAATTGAGAAGAAGCTTCTCGACTTGCATCAG ATTTACCTTGATATGGCTGTGCTGGTCGAGGCTCAAGGAGAAATCTTAGATAACATCGAGAGCCAG GTGAAAAATGCAGTGGAGCACGTACATATGGGAGCAGATGCTCTTCAAACTGCGAAATCATTGcagaaaaaatcaagaaaatgcatGATGATTGGAATAAttttggtattggttatagctaTCATCTTAATACTCTCCATTCTTAAACCATGGAATAAGTCGTCAACATGA
- the LOC140981991 gene encoding homeobox-leucine zipper protein ROC2-like, whose translation MTCKFHIVTLRRMADKALIQFDLNINEAEYINLVDDHQSNRRRHTQHQIHRLEAFFKDCPNPDYKQRRALGLELGLEPQQVKFWFQNKRTQLKMQYGHLENAELRAENKRLRDENMSHMEHLENAACLSCGSPLVIPEISVDEHQLRAENLRLREEIERLSALAARYIGKPVTDLDNISHRTAP comes from the exons ATGACTTGCAAGTTTCATATTGTTACATTAAGGAGAATGGCAGACAAAGCTCTTATCCAATTTGACCTGAACATAAATGAAGCCGAGTACATTAATTTGGTTGATGATCATCAATCAAACAGAAGGCGGCACACGCAGCACCAGATCCATAGGCTGGAAGC GTTTTTCAAAGATTGTCCAAACCCGGACTACAAACAAAGAAGAGCCCTGGGCCTGGAATTAGGGTTGGAGCCGCAGCAAGTGAAATTTTGGTTCCAAAATAAGCGTACACAGCTGAAA ATGCAATATGGCCACTTAGAAAATGCAGAGCTCCGAGCAGAAAACAAAAGACTCAGAGACGAAAACATGAGTCACATGGAACATCTCGAGAATGCTGCATGCCTTAGTTGTGGCAGCCCTCTTGTTATACCAGAAATCTCTGTCGATGAACATCAATTGCGTGCGGAAAATCTGCGGTTGAGAGAAGAG ATCGAACGTTTGTCCGCACTAGCAGCACGATACATCGGCAAGCCTGTTACTGATTTGGACAATATTTCCCATCGAACAGCTCCATGA